A genomic stretch from Brucella sp. BE17 includes:
- a CDS encoding tripartite tricarboxylate transporter substrate binding protein, which translates to MFKLILTLASATVLTFSGGALAEDYKLLAPAAPGGGWDQTARTMQNVLQDEKISGSVQVINVPGAGGTIGLAQFVNQNKGDASQLIVGGYVMVGAILTNKSPVTLDAVTPIARLTGEYEAIVVPAASDIKDIAGLVEKLKADPGSVSWAGGSAGGTDHIAAGLFTKAAGVDPTKVNYIAFSGGGEALAAILGNQVTVGISGYGEFEAQIKAGALRIIGISSEERLEGIDAPTFKESGVDVAIENWRMVAAAPDITAEQEAAINADIEKMVKSETWQKALKDKGWADTYLAGPAFKEQLAKDTAATETILKEIGLVK; encoded by the coding sequence ATGTTTAAGCTCATTCTGACTCTTGCGTCCGCAACAGTTCTGACTTTTTCCGGCGGTGCTCTTGCCGAGGATTACAAGCTTCTCGCACCCGCCGCACCGGGCGGCGGTTGGGATCAGACGGCACGTACTATGCAGAACGTGCTTCAGGACGAAAAGATTTCCGGTAGCGTTCAGGTCATCAACGTTCCGGGTGCCGGTGGCACTATCGGGCTTGCGCAATTCGTCAATCAGAACAAGGGCGATGCCAGCCAGTTAATTGTCGGCGGCTATGTGATGGTCGGAGCGATCCTCACCAACAAGTCTCCGGTGACGCTCGATGCCGTGACGCCGATTGCCCGTCTGACCGGTGAATATGAAGCGATCGTCGTCCCGGCAGCGTCGGATATCAAGGATATTGCCGGACTGGTCGAGAAACTCAAAGCCGATCCGGGTTCGGTTTCCTGGGCAGGTGGTTCCGCAGGCGGTACCGATCATATCGCGGCAGGCCTCTTCACAAAGGCTGCAGGCGTCGATCCGACCAAGGTCAATTACATCGCCTTTTCGGGTGGCGGCGAGGCGCTGGCCGCCATTCTCGGTAATCAGGTGACGGTCGGTATTTCCGGTTACGGCGAGTTCGAGGCGCAGATCAAGGCTGGCGCCCTGCGCATCATTGGCATTTCCAGTGAAGAGCGTCTGGAAGGCATCGATGCCCCGACTTTCAAGGAAAGCGGGGTGGATGTGGCGATTGAAAACTGGCGCATGGTCGCCGCGGCACCTGATATCACCGCCGAGCAGGAAGCGGCTATCAATGCCGACATCGAGAAGATGGTGAAGTCGGAAACCTGGCAGAAGGCGCTCAAGGACAAGGGCTGGGCCGATACCTATCTTGCCGGCCCTGCGTTCAAGGAACAGCTCGCCAAGGACACGGCTGCGACCGAGACTATACTCAAGGAAATCGGTCTGGTTAAATGA
- a CDS encoding tripartite tricarboxylate transporter TctB family protein has protein sequence MTSPQPQEERRPQRAAPDFAALVIAFILGVVAVAIAWSTTYGNDVMSYSPVGPKTVPYIVAAGLFGLAIWTVISALRGEFPEREHQEIAPMAWIIGGLAIQMLIMKTAGFSLATGLLFAATARGFGYSKYWISVPVGVAFAFVIWFIFARGLQLSLPSGWLERFV, from the coding sequence ATGACATCGCCACAACCACAGGAAGAGCGCCGTCCACAGCGGGCGGCGCCGGATTTCGCAGCTCTTGTCATCGCCTTTATTCTGGGCGTAGTCGCCGTCGCAATTGCATGGTCCACCACTTACGGCAACGATGTGATGTCCTATTCGCCGGTGGGTCCGAAGACTGTGCCCTATATCGTGGCGGCTGGTCTGTTCGGGCTTGCAATCTGGACCGTTATCAGTGCTTTGCGTGGTGAATTTCCCGAACGCGAGCATCAGGAAATTGCGCCGATGGCCTGGATCATCGGCGGATTGGCAATACAGATGCTGATCATGAAAACCGCCGGATTTTCGCTTGCGACCGGCCTTTTGTTTGCGGCGACAGCGCGGGGCTTCGGCTATAGCAAATACTGGATCAGCGTTCCGGTCGGTGTCGCCTTCGCTTTTGTGATCTGGTTCATTTTCGCGCGCGGTCTCCAGCTTTCGTTGCCGTCCGGCTGGCTCGAACGCTTCGTTTGA
- a CDS encoding tripartite tricarboxylate transporter permease, producing MDTVALLGQGLLVALEPSNLLYALIGVTLGTAVGVLPGIGPALTVALLLPVTYKLDPSGSLIMFAGIYYGGMYGGSTTSILLNTPGESASIVTALEGNKMARAGRGGPALATAAIGSFIAGLIATLGLAFIAPWVVKFALSFGPSEYFALMLLAFMTVSAAFGDSTLRGLTSLFIGLALGLIGIDQLTGQARLSMGTPNLLDGINVTTLAVALFAIGETLAVVSRKLSPDDEVIAVKGSVWMTKQDWKRSWMPWLRGTAIGFPVGAMPAGGADVSSFLSYSAERQFSKYPEEFGKGAIEGVAGPEAANNASAAGTLVPLLTLGLPTTATAAIMLAGFQQFGLQPGPLLFVTNATLVWGLVASLLIANLMLLVLNLPLIGLWVKMLTIPRHWLYAGILVFATLGTIGANASTSMLFGLPVSFELGLLLAFGLLGYVLRRFSYPIAPVVVGLILGPMAEKSLRQALQISQGNPATLVHSWVSITLIALAIAAVVVPMILRQRGKGDLLKQMATDED from the coding sequence ATGGATACTGTCGCACTCCTCGGCCAAGGGCTTCTGGTGGCGCTTGAGCCGTCTAACCTTCTTTATGCGCTGATTGGCGTAACACTTGGCACTGCCGTCGGCGTGCTTCCCGGTATTGGTCCGGCGCTCACCGTAGCGCTGCTCTTGCCGGTTACCTATAAGCTTGACCCGTCCGGGTCACTCATCATGTTTGCGGGCATTTATTATGGCGGCATGTATGGCGGTTCGACCACGTCGATCCTGCTTAATACGCCGGGTGAAAGCGCATCCATTGTTACGGCCCTCGAAGGCAACAAGATGGCGCGCGCCGGGCGCGGAGGCCCGGCCCTTGCGACCGCTGCCATCGGTTCCTTCATTGCCGGTTTGATTGCTACGCTGGGGCTGGCATTTATCGCGCCATGGGTGGTGAAATTCGCGCTGTCGTTTGGGCCGTCCGAATATTTCGCGCTGATGCTGCTTGCCTTCATGACCGTTTCGGCGGCCTTTGGGGATTCGACCCTGCGTGGTCTCACCTCACTGTTCATTGGTCTGGCGCTCGGTCTTATCGGCATCGACCAGCTAACCGGTCAGGCGCGACTTTCCATGGGAACGCCCAATCTGCTTGATGGCATCAATGTGACCACGCTTGCTGTGGCTCTTTTTGCCATCGGCGAAACACTCGCCGTCGTTTCAAGGAAACTCAGCCCGGACGATGAGGTTATTGCGGTCAAAGGCTCGGTCTGGATGACCAAGCAGGACTGGAAACGCTCATGGATGCCGTGGCTGCGCGGCACGGCTATCGGCTTTCCGGTCGGCGCCATGCCGGCGGGTGGCGCCGACGTATCGAGCTTTCTTTCATACTCGGCGGAGCGGCAATTTTCCAAATATCCGGAGGAATTCGGCAAGGGGGCCATCGAGGGCGTCGCTGGGCCGGAAGCGGCCAACAATGCCTCGGCTGCCGGAACGTTGGTGCCGCTTTTGACGCTCGGCCTGCCGACCACGGCGACGGCTGCAATCATGCTGGCGGGTTTCCAGCAGTTTGGTCTGCAACCCGGACCGCTTCTTTTCGTCACCAATGCAACACTGGTCTGGGGGCTTGTCGCAAGCCTGCTCATTGCCAATCTGATGCTGCTGGTGCTCAACCTGCCATTGATCGGGCTTTGGGTGAAAATGCTCACCATTCCCCGTCACTGGCTTTATGCGGGCATTTTGGTCTTTGCCACGCTTGGCACCATAGGTGCCAATGCTTCGACCTCAATGCTGTTCGGCCTGCCGGTTTCGTTCGAGCTGGGACTGCTTCTTGCCTTTGGCCTGCTTGGTTACGTGCTGCGGCGCTTTTCTTATCCAATTGCGCCGGTGGTCGTGGGACTGATTCTCGGTCCAATGGCGGAAAAAAGCCTGCGTCAGGCGTTGCAGATCAGTCAGGGAAATCCGGCCACGCTGGTTCATTCGTGGGTATCGATCACGCTGATAGCGCTTGCGATCGCGGCGGTGGTTGTTCCGATGATTCTGCGCCAGCGCGGTAAAGGTGATCTTCTCAAGCAAATGGCGACGGACGAAGATTAG